Proteins co-encoded in one Sporosarcina sp. FSL K6-1522 genomic window:
- a CDS encoding alpha-ketoacid dehydrogenase subunit beta produces the protein MAQMTMIQAITDAMRTELKNDENVLVFGEDVGNNGGVFRATEGLQKEFGEDRVFDTPLAESGIGGLAIGLAFTGFRPVMEIQFFGFIYEVIDSVSGQLARMQFRSAGRFNAPVTIRSPFGGGVATPEMHADSLEGLVASQPGIKVVIPSTPYDAKGLLISAIRDEDPVVFLEHMKLYRSFRQEVPEEEYTIPLGKADVKREGTDLSIFTYGAMVHESLKAAEELEKEGHSVEVVDLRTIQPLDIETIIASVEKTNRAIVVQEAQKQAGIAANVVSEITERAILSLEAPVLRVAAPDTIYPFAQGENAWLPDAKDIIETAKKVLTF, from the coding sequence ATGGCACAAATGACGATGATTCAAGCGATTACCGATGCGATGCGCACGGAGCTTAAAAATGATGAAAACGTCCTCGTCTTCGGTGAAGACGTTGGTAATAACGGCGGAGTATTCCGTGCTACAGAAGGCTTACAAAAAGAATTCGGTGAGGACCGTGTATTTGATACACCACTTGCAGAATCAGGAATTGGTGGACTAGCAATCGGACTTGCGTTCACAGGCTTCCGTCCAGTAATGGAAATTCAGTTCTTCGGTTTCATTTACGAAGTGATTGACTCGGTTAGTGGTCAGCTAGCACGTATGCAATTCCGTAGTGCAGGACGTTTCAATGCACCTGTTACGATTCGTTCACCATTCGGTGGAGGCGTTGCAACACCTGAAATGCACGCAGATAGCTTAGAAGGTCTTGTTGCTTCTCAGCCAGGTATCAAAGTAGTTATTCCTTCAACTCCATACGATGCAAAAGGACTTCTTATTTCTGCAATCCGGGACGAAGATCCGGTTGTTTTCCTTGAGCATATGAAATTGTACCGTTCATTCAGACAGGAAGTTCCTGAAGAAGAATATACAATTCCATTAGGTAAAGCAGACGTTAAACGTGAAGGAACAGATCTTTCCATCTTCACATACGGTGCAATGGTTCACGAAAGCTTGAAAGCGGCTGAAGAGCTTGAAAAAGAAGGTCACTCTGTTGAGGTAGTTGACCTACGTACAATTCAACCACTCGATATTGAAACAATTATTGCTTCAGTTGAAAAAACGAACCGTGCAATTGTTGTTCAAGAAGCACAAAAACAAGCAGGAATCGCAGCGAACGTTGTTTCTGAAATTACAGAGCGTGCAATTCTTAGCCTTGAAGCACCAGTATTGCGTGTTGCGGCTCCGGATACAATTTATCCATTCGCTCAAGGTGAAAATGCTTGGCTTCCAGATGCGAAAGACATTATTGAAACAGCTAAAAAAGTATTGACGTTCTAA